The Chitinispirillales bacterium ANBcel5 region TTCATTTAAGGCCTTTGTTACCGATAACGGTGAAGGGTACAGAGGGTTTTAATTCAGGTAAGCCCAAATGTCAGCCAGGGGAGGAGTTTTCAAAAAAAATTACGTGGTTGCTTTGCTCAGGTTTAAACTCTTTGTATCCAATCACTTATCATCATGAAGCCTGTGGGGTCACATTGATCATACACCCCCTGATTGGGCGTTAGTAATTAAATGCGTCTGACTATTGAAAAAATAGAAAAAAAGTGTCATATTTAATATGGAAGTATTGTAACCGATTCAAAACTCACCAAAAACAATGAGCCTTATGGATATAATCACACTGGAAAAAGTTTCCAAGGTCTACCGCAAGGGGTTTAAGGGCACTGCAGTTTCTGCAGTGAGTGATGTTACCTTCAGTGTTGCCCAAAACCGTATTACCGGATTTGTGGGTCCCAATGGTGCCGGTAAAACCACTACAATAAAGATGATTATGGGGCTTGTTGCTCCCAGCAGGGGAACGATAAAGATTCGTTCCGTGGATGCATCACAGCCTAAAGCACGCCAAAACGTTGCTTACGTATCTGAGCAGCCCTATTTTTACCGCCATCTCTCGGTGGCCGAATCACTCAGGTTTGTTTCTGAGCTTCTGGACATCGAAAAGGGCAAGATTGCCGGTGAGGTCAAAAGGGTTCTTGATATCGTTGAGCTGAGCGGAAAAGAGAAGCTTAAGATCAGGGAGATGTCAAAGGGGATGCAGCAGCGTCTGAACATGGCATGTGGATTACTGGGTGATCCTGACCTGCTTATACTTGATGAACCGATGAGCGGGCTTGATCCACCTGCCAGAAGATTATTCAGAAACCTGTTTAAGAGGTTAGGCAATGAGGGTAAAACGATCTTTTTCAGCACCCATGTGCTTGAGGATATAGAGGTGGTGTGTGATGATGTGATTGTGCTTGATGGTGGTAAACTAAGGTACACCGGTAGGGTTGATGCGCTTCTTGAGCGTGGATACCTGGGCTCTGAGCTTTTGGTTAAAGAGCTTGGAGAGGAGTTGCAGCAGGATTTGAATAGCCGTGGGTGGAACAGTACGATAAACCCCGATGATACATGGATGATTTTTGTGCCGGGAGAGAAAGAGCTGATGAGTTGTCAGGAGCTACTGCACTCTAAGGGGATCTACTGTCACTCAATACAAAAACGGACAATGCCCCTCGAAACCCTTCTTTATGGATCAACTGCGGAGAAAAATTCATGAAAGTGCTCTCAATTGTAGCATCAAATACCTTTAAGGAGACCATTCGCAACAAGGTACTCTATAATATTTTGCTTGTTGCTGGCGTGGTGCTTCTTCTGTCTATCTCATTTGGGGACCTTTCGGTCTTTTCACGTATTCAGGTAATGACCGATTTTGGGCTTGCAACCATGTCCCTTACCGGGCTGCTTTTGGCTGTTTTTATCGGTGTAGGGATGCTTGGAGTAGAGATCAGTACCAAAACCGTGTACGGGGTCATTACCCGGCCTGTTGGAAGAGCTTCCTTTATATTGGGTAAATTTACCGGGTTGTTTCTCACTCTTTTGCTTAACTTTCTTCTTATTGCCGCTGTTTTTATGATAGCGATTCAGACAATGGGAGGGAGTATTAACGCAGGGATCGTTTCGGCAGTTTTTCTTATTCTGGTCGAAATGGCGGTGATCGTTTCGGCTGCGATCTTTTTCTCAACCTTTACAACACCTACTCTTGCCGCCATATTTACACTCGCTTTCTATGCAGCCGGGCATCTGAATAACCTTGTATCGCTGAGTGCACAGCAGTCAATGGGTGCTTTCCATTCCTTTGTTCTTAGAATGGTTCACTATATATTACCGAATCTTGACCACTTTAATATCAGAACAATGGTCGTGTACGGGATGCCGGTACCTGAGGGACATATCTTTTTTACCTTTCTTTATGGTGTATTTTATACTGCACTGTTATTAATTCTTTCCGTTTGGCTTTTTGGCAGAAAGGATTTGTAGGGGTGAAAAAAACGATCTGTTTAATTACAGCGGCTCTTATTGTGTTCTCTGCCACCGTTAAAACACAGAACCATCTGACTAAGATAAATGGCAGTGAACCCAAGCCCGAAAGTATGGCTTTTTTACCGGGCAGCGAACGTGTTAAGCCCTTCTTTTTGGGTTTTCATGATACCTTTGCTCATTATTTATGGATAAGAACGGTGCTCTATTTTGGTGCACAGCATCAGACCGACAGAGATTACGCCTGGCTTATACAGAAACTTGATATTATCACCCGTTTACACCCACACTTTTTCCCGGCCTATGAATTCGCAGGGCTTCTTGTGCCTGAGGTGTGTAACAACCCCGATGCAGCGAGGGTTATTATGGAGCGGGGAATGATTCATCTTTCTCAGGAAAGGTGGCAAATTCCCTTTTATCTTGGAATGCTTTATTTCAGATACTATGATGATCCTGACAGGGCAGCGGAATATTTCACCATTGCTACACAGGTGCCCGGTGCTCCATCAGAGAAACTGGGTACTCTTGCAGCCTCTTTTTATCAGCGTTCGGGAAGAAAAGAGACCGGTGTGGCGCTTCTTTACTTCTTATACGAAACCGCAGATAGCCCCGAAGTGAAAAGGCACATTGAAGAGCGGTTGGTAACACTGCTTGAAGAGTAACAGAATCGCTGAGTTTGCGGGTAAAATCAGATGACCGTATTTTGGGTTTCTGTTTGATTTTCAGGTACGATATCTATGAATCGGTACATGATAATAGTTTGTCTATTCGTTTTCAGAAAACTCCATACTGAGAAGATGTTTTCCAAAGTGTCTGATTCCGATAAGGCCTAAGGGAGCAGTAATCATTATTGATAGCACTGCAAGCGCCAGAATCGTCTCACCATGTTCGATTCCCATCGATAACGCGACACCACCCAGTGCAGCCTGAACAGTTGCTTTTGGTGTATAGGCGATTGCGCAGAACAATCGCTCCTTAAAAGTGAGTTCAGACCACGAAGTGGCAAAAAGAACTGATGCAGCGCGAAACAGTACCCCCAGAAAGATAATCAATAATCCTTTACTACCAGCATCGAGAGCAACAAGTGGGTCAACAGATATTCCGATAAGAACAAAGAGTACTATTTCCGCAAACACCCACATTTTTGAAAGTTTGAAAGAAAGCTCATGTGCGATTTTTTCCTGTTTTTCAAGTAGAATAAACCCAATTGTCATAACCCCCAGTAAAGAGGCCATATGGAGCCAGTCTCCAATCTGCACCAGCATTACGGCGATCATCAGCAAAATGAGTGTTTTTTCGGTTGCTCTTATATCGGCACCTTTTCTTCTAAAAAGCCAGACCAAAGTGAAACCAATCACGATGCCACTTATAATTCCTGTCACCAGAGCAAAAGGAACAGAGAGTAAAAATCTGGTTAAATTAACCTGGTTGGCTGTGAGCGACTGAAGAAAGACTGTAAAGACAGTGATAGCAAAAACATCATCAATACTTGCTCCGGCCAACACGATCGTTGGAACATCGTTTTTTTTGCCATACCCTTTATCCTTAAGGTCGAGCATAGATGGCACCACCACCGCCGGGGATACCGCAGCCAGCATAAATGCGGTAAGACCCGCAATGGGCCACTGAAAACCAAAAAAATAATGGATCAGGACAGTTAACACCGTGCCCTCTACTATGCAGGGAATAAAAGCCATCAGCAGGGCAGTGACCCCGGTTTTTTTTAATGTACTTTTTTTAATTCCCAGGCCAGCCCGTAAAAGAATAATAATCAGGGCCATAGATTTTAAAAAAGGCTCAATTGCAGATAACTGGGGTGGGAGATAGTCACTCCATAAAAAGCCGATTACAAGGCCCCATACGACCATGCCCAGTACAGATGGCAGGCCGGCTTTGGAAAATGACTTTCCTACTAACCATCCACCCATGAGTATAAGGACAACTAATATATTAAAAGGCATAGAAAGCTCTGGTAGAAATGGTGTTATCTTTAAATGATCACGTTGCAACCTTGTAAGGAGCTAAAATACTATCTAAAGGTGTTTCTTTCAAGATAGGGTTGTGTGAATGGAGTGGTTTCGTACTGATAAAAAATAGGAGCTCCGGGTGCGATGAATCTTTTGCAGTAGCTATCAAAACTATGGTTTTGGGAGGCAATTTTGATATTGTAAGGCGAAAAAAAAGTGATGTAATGAAAACTCGTCCTTGTTTTGGTCGCATCTAGTCCCGATTAGTTTCCAACTCATTGTAAAACAAAGATTTTCTCCTTTGAGTTGATTGTAATAAGAGGCATTTATACTATTTGAGTTGTATTCTCTTAACATAACATCAGGAAAAACTAAAAGCGTAAAACTGAAAACTGTAGTAAAATTATAGTATTACATTTAACAATTCAAACAAATCACCAGTGATAAAAAGTTTTTTGGAGAGGTAAGACTTTGTTTTAATTAGGGATAAATGTAATTTATCAGATTTAGAATGCTCATTGATGATATCTTTATAGATAACGGTCGGAGAATTGATGGAATTATTCGAGAAGAATACATTTGCAGGTATTACGCTTAAAAATCGCATAATCCGTTCTGCAACACACGAAGGGCTGGCAAATGAGCATGGCAGGCCACTTGAGCCGCTTATAGACCTGTATGAACAGATTGCAATGGGCGGGGTAGGAATGATCATAACCGGCTATGCAGGGATTCTAAAAAGCGCGAGATCCTGTTCAAACATGGCGGTTTTTGACAGTGATGAACAGGTCGCTATATACAAAAAAATTATTACTACTGTTAAAAAACACCACACACCGATTATGCTTCAGATTGGGCATGCTGGTGGATTGGGAGCAAAAGAACTTGTTGGGAAGCATCCGGTTGCTCCTTCTAAAAGATGTTACAAAATAAACCACAGTACCTCTGTTGAGCTTACCGCAAAAGAGATTGAAGAGCTTATAGCCATTTTTGTTTCATGCATTTTTCGTGCAAAAAGGGCTGGTTTTGATGGTGTGCAACTACTTGCCGCACACGGATATCTTCTTTCCGAATTTCTTTCACCTTACCTAAACAGACGCAAAGACAAGTGGGGCGGATCGACTGAAAATCGCTTTCGTATAATAAAGGAGATATTAACCCGGTCAAGAGAGAAGGTTGGCACTTTTCCAATCATTATAAAAATAAGCGGAAATGATGAGCAGAAGGGGGGAATGAATCCCGAAGAAGCAGTAGCTGTAGCAAAGTTGCTTGAGCTTTCTTCATGTGATGCAATTGAAGTATCATGTGGCAATGGGAATCTGTTTGAAACAGTGCGCTGCCAAAGTATCCCCTATGAAGTTTTGTATAAGGTGGTACCTGGGTTACACAATGTCCGGGGGTTAAAAAAGAGTATTATTAATCTGTTTGTAAAAAAAAGGTTCAAACTGCACAGAGAGATAAAAGACTATAATGTTGAGATCGCGGAACAAATAAAAAAAGCGGTTTCTGTACCCGTTATCTCTGTTGGTGGTATACGGGAGTTAAGGTCAGCCAATGAAATAGTTGAGTCGGGTAAGTCTGATTATGTAGCTCTGTGCAGACCTTTGATCAATGAACCGGATCTACCAAAGAAGTGGAAAAAAGGTGAACAGTCTGTTTCAAACTGTATCGATTGTAACTACTGCTTGCTGGCTTGTGTTAAAAAACCACTTCAATGTTACAGGGGTAAGCTTCCCGAAGATTTTTGTTCGTGAAAGAAAAACTTTGAACCATATATCTGATTTTGAAAAACTGTTATGGTTGCCATAGCAGATCACAAAGGTGATATGATTGTTAAGAACTGCCGTTTCTGTAATTTAGATCCACTACCATCCAAATAATGTAAAATTTTTGCAGAAGCTGCTTTTTTTTGTGGTTATGGATATAAGTTCTTTCAGATTTCAACAGTCTGTTCACACATTTGTCTTTACATATTTTACGGTTAACCCTCTCTTACAGAAAGATAAAAAACGCAGAGTCACCGAGAACGCAGTAAAAAAACGCGTTAGTCAGAGATGAGGCATAGAGAGGAAAAAAATGCACTCTCTTTCCCCTTTCCACCCTCAGGCACCTCTATCGACCTCTGTATTTTAAATTCCCCATCAATAGAAGCTTCGCTGTTAGGTCAAATATTTTTTAAACCCTATGGGATGAATGTGATTTAGATCTGTTTCATCACTATATATAATAGTATGATTTGGGAGACATTTTTTATAATAACAATAAATTTATTTGACGTACCATGTCCAAAAACTATATTTTATTTCGAAATGCGACAAGCATCACTCATTTTTATTCTCACAGAACATTGATCTAAAATTAAAATTCCCTTTTTTACATTACCTAAATACACCTTTTAAACTAAAGGAGACGCTGTTATGCGTGTAGCTCTTTTTTCATGGGAATCTCTACACTCAATCAATATTGGTGGTTTGGGTGTTCATACCACAGAACTTGCCGCCGGCCTTGAACGCAGGAACCATGAAGTACATGTCTTCACCCGCCGCAAACCGGAGCAGAGCTATTATGATCGGATCGATGGAGTGCATTATCACCGCATCGATCACGGAATCAGTGATAATTTTGTGGAAAGTATGGACTGGATGTGCCAGGCTATGGCTCACAGGTTTTACGAAGTAACATCTCTGATCGGAAAATTTGAGCTGGTGCATGCTCATGATTGGTTAACAGGTAATGTACTTAAATACATCACCGATGGATTTGGAACACCTTCTGTTCTGACAATGCATTCGACTGAATATGGTCGGGATGGCAATATTTTTCATGATGGTTTTGCCAGATGGATAAGAGACACCGAATATGCTGCCTGTAATCATGCAAGCGTGATTATTTCTGTGAGTGGTTTTCTCGCTAATGAGCTTCAGCGCATATACCAGGTGCCGCACTGGAAGATTCATGTGGTTCCAAATGGAATATCTTATAACGCCTTTGATGGGTTTCTTGAGCCCGGTTCTGTAAAGGCACGTTATGGTATCGACCCTCTTGATCCCACTATCTTTGCTGCCGGGAGAATGATTGTTCAAAAGGGTATGGATCTGTTAGTGGAAGCGATACCCATGGTGCTTGGTTATTTCCCTTCTGCCAAATTCATCATTTCGGGAGATGGGCCGGAAAAAGATTTAGTTGTAAACAGAGCTGATGAGCTTGGAGTAACTCATGCTATTCGTTTTCTTGGCAGCGTCTCCAGAGGTGAATACAGTGAACTGATGCGATCTGCAGATATTCTGGCCTTACCCAGTCGAAACGAACCCTTTGGGATAGTAGCACTGGAAGCATGGGCGGCAGGAAAACCGGTTGTGGCAACAAGTGCTGGTGGTCCAACGGAATTTATTTGGCATGATGTTAATGGGTTTTTAGTCGATGCTAATCCTGGTGGTTTGGCACATGGTATCGGTTCCCTTTTAGCGGATCACGACCACTGTCGTGCGCTGGGGCGCAATGGACGGGTTGCGGTTGAAGATAAGTATAATTGGAATACCGTGGCAAGCTATACTGAAGGTGTTTATCATGCAGCTTTGAACTAATCAGTACAATTCATTAAGTAACACCAAAGATCGGGGAGAAAACGTGGTAAATACGTTGATTACCCGGTCTTTTCCTACC contains the following coding sequences:
- a CDS encoding ABC transporter ATP-binding protein, which produces MDIITLEKVSKVYRKGFKGTAVSAVSDVTFSVAQNRITGFVGPNGAGKTTTIKMIMGLVAPSRGTIKIRSVDASQPKARQNVAYVSEQPYFYRHLSVAESLRFVSELLDIEKGKIAGEVKRVLDIVELSGKEKLKIREMSKGMQQRLNMACGLLGDPDLLILDEPMSGLDPPARRLFRNLFKRLGNEGKTIFFSTHVLEDIEVVCDDVIVLDGGKLRYTGRVDALLERGYLGSELLVKELGEELQQDLNSRGWNSTINPDDTWMIFVPGEKELMSCQELLHSKGIYCHSIQKRTMPLETLLYGSTAEKNS
- a CDS encoding NADH:flavin oxidoreductase yields the protein MELFEKNTFAGITLKNRIIRSATHEGLANEHGRPLEPLIDLYEQIAMGGVGMIITGYAGILKSARSCSNMAVFDSDEQVAIYKKIITTVKKHHTPIMLQIGHAGGLGAKELVGKHPVAPSKRCYKINHSTSVELTAKEIEELIAIFVSCIFRAKRAGFDGVQLLAAHGYLLSEFLSPYLNRRKDKWGGSTENRFRIIKEILTRSREKVGTFPIIIKISGNDEQKGGMNPEEAVAVAKLLELSSCDAIEVSCGNGNLFETVRCQSIPYEVLYKVVPGLHNVRGLKKSIINLFVKKRFKLHREIKDYNVEIAEQIKKAVSVPVISVGGIRELRSANEIVESGKSDYVALCRPLINEPDLPKKWKKGEQSVSNCIDCNYCLLACVKKPLQCYRGKLPEDFCS
- a CDS encoding ABC transporter permease subunit; translation: MKVLSIVASNTFKETIRNKVLYNILLVAGVVLLLSISFGDLSVFSRIQVMTDFGLATMSLTGLLLAVFIGVGMLGVEISTKTVYGVITRPVGRASFILGKFTGLFLTLLLNFLLIAAVFMIAIQTMGGSINAGIVSAVFLILVEMAVIVSAAIFFSTFTTPTLAAIFTLAFYAAGHLNNLVSLSAQQSMGAFHSFVLRMVHYILPNLDHFNIRTMVVYGMPVPEGHIFFTFLYGVFYTALLLILSVWLFGRKDL
- a CDS encoding cation:proton antiporter: MPFNILVVLILMGGWLVGKSFSKAGLPSVLGMVVWGLVIGFLWSDYLPPQLSAIEPFLKSMALIIILLRAGLGIKKSTLKKTGVTALLMAFIPCIVEGTVLTVLIHYFFGFQWPIAGLTAFMLAAVSPAVVVPSMLDLKDKGYGKKNDVPTIVLAGASIDDVFAITVFTVFLQSLTANQVNLTRFLLSVPFALVTGIISGIVIGFTLVWLFRRKGADIRATEKTLILLMIAVMLVQIGDWLHMASLLGVMTIGFILLEKQEKIAHELSFKLSKMWVFAEIVLFVLIGISVDPLVALDAGSKGLLIIFLGVLFRAASVLFATSWSELTFKERLFCAIAYTPKATVQAALGGVALSMGIEHGETILALAVLSIMITAPLGLIGIRHFGKHLLSMEFSENE
- a CDS encoding glycosyltransferase family 4 protein; amino-acid sequence: MRVALFSWESLHSINIGGLGVHTTELAAGLERRNHEVHVFTRRKPEQSYYDRIDGVHYHRIDHGISDNFVESMDWMCQAMAHRFYEVTSLIGKFELVHAHDWLTGNVLKYITDGFGTPSVLTMHSTEYGRDGNIFHDGFARWIRDTEYAACNHASVIISVSGFLANELQRIYQVPHWKIHVVPNGISYNAFDGFLEPGSVKARYGIDPLDPTIFAAGRMIVQKGMDLLVEAIPMVLGYFPSAKFIISGDGPEKDLVVNRADELGVTHAIRFLGSVSRGEYSELMRSADILALPSRNEPFGIVALEAWAAGKPVVATSAGGPTEFIWHDVNGFLVDANPGGLAHGIGSLLADHDHCRALGRNGRVAVEDKYNWNTVASYTEGVYHAALN